CTTTAGCCGAAATGTTTGGTGTGAGCCGCACCTCCCTTTCAAGAGAATTACAAAAGATGGCTGATGAAGGTCTTATAACCTACGATGCACGATCGATTGTTGTGCTCAATCAGGCTCTTATTCAAGAGCATCATTAAGAACAATCGCCTTAGGCGGGCACTGTTGTACTATGTTTTTGAGTAACGCTTGTTCTTGGCTGTTGAGTTCTTCCCATAAAAGCTTTGGACTGCGAACGATAGCTTTTTTAGCTTCCATTGCAAAAACACTAGGAAGTTTTTTTGCACACGCACTGCATCCAATACAGTATTCCTTTTTTACACAAATACTCTGACATGGTTCATCGGCTTCATCTTGAATCTTAATGTGCATCCATTCCATTAATAATCCCATAAGAAAAATTAGAATAACCGTGAGCCCCCAGCGCACAGCCATAAACTCAGGACCTAAAAATTTTGCCTCATTGGCAAGCATCGGCACCTTAATTACTGCCCATGCGCTTAGAATGACCACGACATTTCCAATACTTGCGCCTTTTTTATGTAGGGTCTTAGCAATAGGAAAAGCTGCATAAATCGGTCCTGCTGATAAACTTCCAAACGCAAGCGCCAAAAGTGCCCCCATGATGCCGGAGCGTTTTCCCAAACGTTTAACGATCCATTCTTTGGGAATCAACACTTCAATGGCTACTGTCAACATAAAAATCACAGGCAAAATCTGGACCATCTCCACAAGATAGTAAGAACTATTTTGTAATGCTATACTTGCCAAATCTTTTCTCAGCAACAGCATTAGGAGATAACTTGGCCCTATAACTGTCAGCAACTTGTTTTTTTTCATCACATTAATCATGACAAAATCCCTCCCATCATTACGGCAATCAAGATTGCAGCTGCAAAGCTTAGTCCGTTGCGTGTAAGTGCAAACCGGGTACCAAACTCTTTTTTCTCCAGAGGGAATGTCACAACGCCCACCATGGTTAACGTTGTTAAAAATGCAACTCCGGGAACAATACTAGCTCCTGCATCAACCAAAGACCCAACCAGTGGAAATGCCACAAATGCAGGAATCAATGTGACACTTCCCACAAGGGCTGCTACAAAAGATGAAACCCATACATTCCCTGAACCTAAAACACGTTCAATCGTTTCTGGCGGAATAAAGCTTAGGATGGCTCCAATCATAAAAATGATGGCCACAATATCTCCTAACATATTTTGCATCATACCTCGTGAATTTTTCATCGCCTGCTTGGCTTGTTCTTTGTCTTTTTTTATCGCAAGGATAAAGACGATAATACCAAGAATCCAAAAACCTAGTGTGAATATATCCATGCTTTTTTCTCCTTCCAACTAATATATTCTTGATGAACTAGGTTTATTGTATCTAAATATGCTCAAAAAAAGAGTTACATATGTAACTCTTTTTAAAATCGTTGAAACAATACATTGTTCTCTTTGTGTACATGCTGATACATATCCGCTTGTAATTGTTGTAAATCTCCATAAGTTACTGAATACGTCGCACACCCATCTTTTGGTACCTTAAAGTGATCTGTAATCACCGTTAAGCGCTTAAGGATATCTCCTGCCGCGTCATGCTCTTTTTCAAGTTCATAAATCAGCTTCTCTACCTTCGTCGTGTCACCATCTAGGATTAGCGGAAAAAGCTGTTGTTCTTCTTTAACCAGGTGCGCTTCTAATTCTATCCGCAACATCCCAACCAAATGATGGACTTCAAAAAGCTCCGGATGGCTTTGCCCGTGGACTTCAATTAATTTAAAAAGCTTTATCCCCAGTTCCGGTAAGATTCGGCGAAGATATCCATGATGATTGTGGACAATGTTGTCAATCAATTCCTGATTGGTCATTTCACTGAGCTTTCTTGTACTTTCACCACTTGCTTCTAGTGCTATGAGCGTCTCTTCAATAGCCTTTAACACCACTTCCTGCTTTTCTTTTGTATCATCTAAGGCTGTTGCCACTGTTCGCTCTCCTCCACAACAAAAGTCTATTCCATATTGCATATACACTCCTGATAGTACCGGGTAAAGTGTCACGCTATCACCAATTGACATATTCATATCAAAATTTTTCATCTTAACACTCCTTTCACTGATTGACCAAAGGCAATACACGCTTCTTTTGAAGCGCCTTCAGGCAGTTCATTAACAATCAAGCTATCTAACTCAATCTTAGCGCCTAGTCCATCCATCATCGCCTCCCATTCTTGCATCCATTCACCGTCGCCCCAACCATAAGATCCAAATAATGCAATGGATTTGTCTGCAAAGGCTTGTGCATGTTGTTTAATAAATGGTTCCATCTCGGATGTATCAATCTCTTCAACGCCCATGGCCGAACATCCCAAGAGAACGATATCACTTTGTTCTATATCCACCCATTCGCTTTTAGCCACTGGTTTTATCGTTAACGCACTGTCCGCATTGACTTGTTGAATTCCTTGCCCAATAAGATGCGCCATCTTTTCGGTGTTCCCTGTACTTGTCCAATAAATAATCGCTATATTCATTCATATTCCTCCATTTCGTATTCTCTTTAATGACTATGGATATATCTTACTCTTTATCCTTTTCTTTGTATGTGATTCAAATCACAAATACATCCAATAGCTTAAAACATATTTTTTATGATACAATATAAGAAACATAAGGAGGTGTCTTAGGATGTCACATACGAACCACTGCCAGCATTGTTCCCATGGTCTTTGCATTAGCAAAGTCTCTATTTTTAAGTCCCTTTCTCGGGAAGATAAAATCGCAATCTTGAAAAAAGTTCACCATATTACCGTGAATAAAGGAGAAACCTTTGTACGAGAGGGTGACCATTCTTCGACACTATACATCATCAATACAGGCATCGCCAAGTCTGTTCGTACAAGCGCGCTTGGAAAAGAGCAGATTATCTCTCTTCAGTCAGATGGCGATATCATCGGTGAATATTATCTTCTCAGCGATTATGAACCCTATCGCTTTTCTGTTATTGCTCTAAGTCAAATGCAATTATGCACATTACAAAAAAAAGATATGGATGCGATTCTTGATCTTCATCCATACCTTTGCCGGTCCATGCTGACCGAACTGTCTAAAAAAATGATTACTATTGAAGACAAACTCGAAAATCTGGTGATTACAGACACAGATTCTAAAGTTGCCTATCTTCTCTTACAACTTTATGATAAATTTGGTCACTTAAGTCCTGAAGGTCCTCTTATTGACAATCCGCTTAGCCGAGAAGACATGGCTAACTTTGCCGGTATGACCCGTGAAACCATGAGTCGATACCTGAACAAATTAGCTAAGGACGGCACAATCCGATTTTTAGGTCAAAAGAAGATCTTGCTGATTGATAAGGAGCTTTTGGAGATTTGAATAATTCTATACGTACTCATTACACAGCACTCTATATTTTGGTTCGTCTTCCTCAATTACCGGGAAGCGTCCTACACGTTTATCGTCAAAGAAATTGTCGTTTTCATCATCGTTGCACATAGATACTTCACCTAATAGCACGTTGCCTCCTGACTTAGGAACAGAAAAATCATGATACATAAACTGTTGAATCGTTATACTTTCACCAGGACTTAGTTTGATCTTGCTTCCAGCCGACACCACTCTATGTCTGCCATCCGTATTAATCTCAACATCCGTCTCTAATCGATTGCCTTCTCTGTCACTATTATATACGGTTATATAGACATCATTACCTCCACGGTTAATAATATCTTCCATCTTACTACTATGATAATGTAGCGCGGCGTTTTGTCCTTCATATAGCATAAGCAACTTTTCAGCATATGTTTTTTTATATTTTTTCATATTATAATTCCCATTACGAATAGTGAATAAGGCGAATCCTACTTTCTTAAAATCATTTAGTCCAAAGTCAGTAATGTCCCACCCTAGATGATTGTCCCGAATTTCATCGTATTGTGCACCTTTATCTTTCCAGTCTTGTTCGTTCCAAAAAGCAAAGGGCGGTAGCTTAAATCTGCACGTATCAATAAGTATTTCCATATCTTTAATCACTTGATTGATTTCTGATCTTTTCACTGGCACACCTCACTTAATATTTGTATTCTGATAAAATGATTTCAGGTTTATCTGCATCTTTACTTTCTATTGTTGCCCAATTTGTTAACAACTCTATAAGCGCATCAATAAGTGCTGTTTCTTTTAAATGTGCATAACTTCGATAATAACTAAACGACTCTTTTCTGTTACTCGAAATCAATGCATAATCAGCCAATTCTGCAACGGGAGACGTCTTTACCCCTGTAATAGCAATACTTTTTAAACCTTTGTCCTTAGCCAGCTCCATCCCTTGGATGACCTGCCTTGAACTTCCCGATTGTGATATTGCAAAAATAATATCTTCCGGACTTGCCAAGTTGACATGATTCATAAAATACTCAGGAGCAATACCAAAGCTGCAATGAATACCTAACCTTCCTAAGCGAAACCCCATATATAAGGCCAAAGGGGTTGTATTTCCAACGGCTAATATGTGAACTTGTTTACATGAGTTCATTAATTTAATACATTCATGCAAAACTTCATCTTCAATGTTCTCACCTATCTCCACCACCGATTCAGCATATCTGTTGAGGATTTTTGTCATTGCATTCATCTCATTTTCATTGCTGCTTTCATTGTTATCCTCTTCATATCGTCCGACATATTTTGCCAGCATCACTTTGAATTGATAGTATCCGGTATATCCCAAGTGTCTACACATACGTACAACTGTCGCATCACTTACCCCACTTTTTGCAGCTAGTTCAGCCACCGTTGCATTAACAGCATCCTGCGGATTTTTTAGCACATAATCCGCCACCTTTTTTTCCGCTGAAAAAATGTCATTGTAGTTTTCCTGGATGACCTCCATAACCGTTTTATCATTCATTACTCTACCTCCTGGTATTTATATAATTCTGTTACTTTTTAAAACATATCTGTACACCCGCAACAAATGAATCCCCTAAGCCAACAGTATACTTTGGCTTTTCAATATATTTTGTCGGAACGATGACTATTTTTTGCGCAGTACATTTACTTTCATGATTTTTATCATCAATAATTTTTTTATATTTTATGCCTTGGTCGCTTAGCGGAAGTTTCAGTATAGCATGAATATCATCAATAGAACCATATGTCCCTATAAGCGCTTTTGTTGTGGCCAACATATTTCCGTAAATCAGCCCAGCTTCAATATCAACCTCTAAAGCATCCCCAACATACATGGAGTAATCTTTTGTATGTACTATAACTCCTTTTTTAATCCCATAGACTTGCTTGATTCTACACATGCCGTCAACGCACGCGATAATATCACGGATGTCAACATCATATTGCTCCATCTTCAAAGTATATTCCAACTCTTCTTCATTCAAACTTACAATATCAACTTCGTTGTAGATAGTTTCTAAACATATTTTTCTAATATTCTTGTTATGATAATGTGCATCTTCAAAAAAAACAATGCCTTTCTCATTATTTTTCCTAAAAATTGCCAAATGTTTCTTTATATAATCTAGACGATCCCGTAGAATTTGTTCATTTTCTACTGCATTAAAGCTTGATAACACATGGCTACTTATTTTTTTAGAGTGATTTTCAATAAAATCAAAATATCCTTGGGAAAGCGGTAGAACCGCATTGACCGTAATCTTTGTAACAATTAAACGATTGGACGAGGGTATCACTATTTGTTCTTTATTCAGTTCGATTATATCCCCTTTTTTGAACTGAACAATAAAGTGAACTTCCTGTTCATTCGTTTGTCTTATATTATTTGCATGTACTAACTCCCCTTGTGCATTAGCTATATAGATATTAGACGTATTAAGTATATCACATACTGGACTAGAATCATCTGTAAGATGCACAAGTGATGCTAGATCAATCGCTGATAGAGCAAGTGCTGCCTGGGTAGCTGTCCCACCCATAGCATATTCTGTCTCAAAGATATTTGTGATAATTTCCATATCACAAATATCCACTTCTCCCCCTATCCCTTGTCGTGCAAAAAACACAATAGCACATAAAAAATCTTGCATGTTTTTAATATATTTAACCGCATGCATCTCTTCTAGCCTTCCATCAGGAAAATGTTTTTTTAATAGCCGATTAAAAATATCAATGCGAAAATCACAAACCACGTCTAAATTACTTGTAAACCCTAGCGCAGGATATTCCACGCTATTATTCAATCCCTTTGTTTTATTTTTTATTGTTTCATAAGCCGTAAAATATTTTTCCTCTATATTTATCATACTCTTTTACTCCATTCATTTCCAGCTTTTTATATGTATATTTTTATACGTTTGCTCTATCAAAATCCTATTCTAATAAAAAGCAGCCTGATTATTTGCTTTAAAAAGGTCAATTTTAAATCTCGCTACTTTTTTCATAGCTTCCATACACGGCGGTTCAATCATATTTGGTTCTCTTAGACTTTTATCCAATAAAACCTCCCGCATCTTTTCATAATAGGCCACTTTAATATCACTTGATATATTAATTTTATTAACCCCTAAAGTTACCGCTTGTGCAATCTCTTTATCAGGATTATTCGAACCTCCATGAAGCACCAACGGAATCGAAATCTTACCTTTGATTTCTTTCAATAGATCTAATCTTAATTCTGGTTTCTTTCCCTCTGGATATAACCCATGAGACGTTCCAATTGCAATCGCGAGTGTGTCAACATGTGTCTGTTGGACAAAATTCACCGCATCATCTGGTTGAGTATAGATAATCTCATCTGATATACTCTCCGCAGTTGAATCTGCTGTACCAATCGTTCCTAGCTCACCTTCGACCGAGACATCAACAGCATGGGCTGCTTCAACCACTTTTTGACATATAGCGATATTTTCCTCAAATGGTAAGCTCGACCCATCAATCATTACCGATGTATATCCTGATTGAATTGCAAGCATTACTTGTTCAAAAGAAGCACCATGGTCTAGATGAATGCATACCGGAACCAAAGACGCATGCGCTCGTTCACGCATTGCTTCTATGGCATACTTCCCTATATGCGCCAATTCATCGGGATGAATCGATATAATAACCGGAGCTTCTTTTTCCTCTGAGACATCCATAATACCATTAAACATTGCATACGAACTAATGTTAAATGCCGGAACAGCAAATCCCTTCTCATTGGCTACTTTTAATATTTTACTCATATTCATTAACATCTTTTTTTCCTCCTATACGTATAATATATTTTTTTTATCTTCTAAGTTCTTAACAATTAATGTTTGACGGCACCCGCTGTCATCCCCGCTATAAAATAACGTTGAAAAAACAGGAAAAGTAATAATACAGGCAAAGAGCCCAAAACACTCATCGACATCATCTGATTCCATTCATATGCATGTTGTCCCATCAAGAGACTAATACCAACAGGAACCGTTCGCATATCATTGGTCTTAGTTAAGGCTAATGCAAAAAGGTATTCGTTCCATGCTTGCATAAATGTATACATCCCAACTGATACCAAGCCAGGTACAGAAATAGGTACTAAAACTGTCCATAGCGCTCGAAATCTAGAACCTCCATCAATCATTACTGCTTCATCCAAATCTTTGGGCAATGTATTAAAGTAGCCTGTAATCATCAAAATAGAATACGGCAACGTAAACAGCAGATACGTTAATACCAATGCCCAATAGGTGTTATACAGCTTTATCGTTACAATCAAGCTCAAGTAAGGTATAAGCAACGTAATCGGTGGAACTGCTTGTACACTTACAATCAACGTATTAATCGTACTTTTCCCTCTGAATTCAAATCGGCTAAAAGCATATGACGCCAATATACCTACAACAATCGTTAGTATAACAACAAAGAATGCGATGCAATAACTATTGATAAAAAAACGGATTTTTTCAGGACTTTGAAATATTGCCAAGTATGCATCGAAACTAAATTTTTCAGATATGATGGTGGGTGGCCATGCAAAAATCTCTGAATTTGGTTTAAAGGATCCCAAAATCATCCATAAAATAGGGAATCCTGCAAATATTGCTCCCAAAAAAAGAAGAACGACCACGATGATTTTTATATACCATTTTCTCTTTCCGACCATAGTCTAGTCCCTCGCTTTCTGATTTCGAACATAAAAAACTGCAATAATCGAGCAGACAATTAACAAAATAACCGCACTTGCTGACGCCTGAGAATACTGATACTTACTGAAACCTAATTTGTAGATAAAAGTACTCAGCATCTCTGTAGCATTGATTGGCCCGCCACCTGTCGTCATCCAAATTAACGCAAATTGTTGAATCGTCCATACAAAGTCCAGCATCATCAAACTAATCAATATCGGCTTTAGTTGTGGTATCGTAATATGCATAAACTGCCTTAACATACCCGCCCCATCAATCGATGAAGCTTCATACAAGTCTGTCGGAATTCCCTGTAAGCCTGCAAGTATGCTCACCATGTAAAAAGGATACCCTGCCCATATATTTATTATCGTTACCGATATCAGCGCAAAGCTTCTAGAGCCTAACCATTCAATCTGTTGACTTGTTAAGTTAAACATCTGCAGAAGATAATTTATAACTCCATAAGGATTCAACATCATTTTCCATAAGATAGCTATGATAGAAGCTGTGAACATCCATGGCAATGCATAAATCACTCGAAAAATTGCTTTTGTTCTTGTTGCCAAATAGGACGTATTTAATAACAGTGCATATACCATACCTAAAAACATATGCATAATAACACTAACTCCCACAAAAAATAATGTGTTTTTTACCGCAACAAAAAAGGTTCTATTGTTAACCACCTTCACATAATTGTCAATGCCTACGAACATTGGGTTTTTGTTAATAATCACATTATCAAAAAACGAGTATCGAATGACCATACCTATCGGTATAACTAGCAAAACAATCATGATAGCTATTGTTGGCGAAAGATACAAATACGGCTCAAGCACTTTTTTTGCAACGAGTTTTCTCTTCTCTGACACCATACTTCTCCTTTCCGATCACCGAACTATGAAATAGTTCGGTGATCTGCCCATTACACTTATCCATGTTGCTTATTGAAATGCATCCAACCATATTTCTTGAGTTGTACTTAACATTTCTTCTGTGGATTGAGTGTCCCCGTCAATATATAACTGT
This sequence is a window from Vallitaleaceae bacterium 9-2. Protein-coding genes within it:
- a CDS encoding permease — encoded protein: MINVMKKNKLLTVIGPSYLLMLLLRKDLASIALQNSSYYLVEMVQILPVIFMLTVAIEVLIPKEWIVKRLGKRSGIMGALLALAFGSLSAGPIYAAFPIAKTLHKKGASIGNVVVILSAWAVIKVPMLANEAKFLGPEFMAVRWGLTVILIFLMGLLMEWMHIKIQDEADEPCQSICVKKEYCIGCSACAKKLPSVFAMEAKKAIVRSPKLLWEELNSQEQALLKNIVQQCPPKAIVLNDALE
- a CDS encoding permease; its protein translation is MDIFTLGFWILGIIVFILAIKKDKEQAKQAMKNSRGMMQNMLGDIVAIIFMIGAILSFIPPETIERVLGSGNVWVSSFVAALVGSVTLIPAFVAFPLVGSLVDAGASIVPGVAFLTTLTMVGVVTFPLEKKEFGTRFALTRNGLSFAAAILIAVMMGGILS
- the ric gene encoding iron-sulfur cluster repair di-iron protein gives rise to the protein MKNFDMNMSIGDSVTLYPVLSGVYMQYGIDFCCGGERTVATALDDTKEKQEVVLKAIEETLIALEASGESTRKLSEMTNQELIDNIVHNHHGYLRRILPELGIKLFKLIEVHGQSHPELFEVHHLVGMLRIELEAHLVKEEQQLFPLILDGDTTKVEKLIYELEKEHDAAGDILKRLTVITDHFKVPKDGCATYSVTYGDLQQLQADMYQHVHKENNVLFQRF
- a CDS encoding flavodoxin, which produces MNIAIIYWTSTGNTEKMAHLIGQGIQQVNADSALTIKPVAKSEWVDIEQSDIVLLGCSAMGVEEIDTSEMEPFIKQHAQAFADKSIALFGSYGWGDGEWMQEWEAMMDGLGAKIELDSLIVNELPEGASKEACIAFGQSVKGVLR
- a CDS encoding Crp/Fnr family transcriptional regulator, translating into MSHTNHCQHCSHGLCISKVSIFKSLSREDKIAILKKVHHITVNKGETFVREGDHSSTLYIINTGIAKSVRTSALGKEQIISLQSDGDIIGEYYLLSDYEPYRFSVIALSQMQLCTLQKKDMDAILDLHPYLCRSMLTELSKKMITIEDKLENLVITDTDSKVAYLLLQLYDKFGHLSPEGPLIDNPLSREDMANFAGMTRETMSRYLNKLAKDGTIRFLGQKKILLIDKELLEI
- a CDS encoding D-lyxose/D-mannose family sugar isomerase; translated protein: MKRSEINQVIKDMEILIDTCRFKLPPFAFWNEQDWKDKGAQYDEIRDNHLGWDITDFGLNDFKKVGFALFTIRNGNYNMKKYKKTYAEKLLMLYEGQNAALHYHSSKMEDIINRGGNDVYITVYNSDREGNRLETDVEINTDGRHRVVSAGSKIKLSPGESITIQQFMYHDFSVPKSGGNVLLGEVSMCNDDENDNFFDDKRVGRFPVIEEDEPKYRVLCNEYV
- a CDS encoding MurR/RpiR family transcriptional regulator yields the protein MNDKTVMEVIQENYNDIFSAEKKVADYVLKNPQDAVNATVAELAAKSGVSDATVVRMCRHLGYTGYYQFKVMLAKYVGRYEEDNNESSNENEMNAMTKILNRYAESVVEIGENIEDEVLHECIKLMNSCKQVHILAVGNTTPLALYMGFRLGRLGIHCSFGIAPEYFMNHVNLASPEDIIFAISQSGSSRQVIQGMELAKDKGLKSIAITGVKTSPVAELADYALISSNRKESFSYYRSYAHLKETALIDALIELLTNWATIESKDADKPEIILSEYKY
- a CDS encoding ADP-dependent glucokinase/phosphofructokinase, which codes for MINIEEKYFTAYETIKNKTKGLNNSVEYPALGFTSNLDVVCDFRIDIFNRLLKKHFPDGRLEEMHAVKYIKNMQDFLCAIVFFARQGIGGEVDICDMEIITNIFETEYAMGGTATQAALALSAIDLASLVHLTDDSSPVCDILNTSNIYIANAQGELVHANNIRQTNEQEVHFIVQFKKGDIIELNKEQIVIPSSNRLIVTKITVNAVLPLSQGYFDFIENHSKKISSHVLSSFNAVENEQILRDRLDYIKKHLAIFRKNNEKGIVFFEDAHYHNKNIRKICLETIYNEVDIVSLNEEELEYTLKMEQYDVDIRDIIACVDGMCRIKQVYGIKKGVIVHTKDYSMYVGDALEVDIEAGLIYGNMLATTKALIGTYGSIDDIHAILKLPLSDQGIKYKKIIDDKNHESKCTAQKIVIVPTKYIEKPKYTVGLGDSFVAGVQICFKK
- a CDS encoding ketose-bisphosphate aldolase; translated protein: MLMNMSKILKVANEKGFAVPAFNISSYAMFNGIMDVSEEKEAPVIISIHPDELAHIGKYAIEAMRERAHASLVPVCIHLDHGASFEQVMLAIQSGYTSVMIDGSSLPFEENIAICQKVVEAAHAVDVSVEGELGTIGTADSTAESISDEIIYTQPDDAVNFVQQTHVDTLAIAIGTSHGLYPEGKKPELRLDLLKEIKGKISIPLVLHGGSNNPDKEIAQAVTLGVNKINISSDIKVAYYEKMREVLLDKSLREPNMIEPPCMEAMKKVARFKIDLFKANNQAAFY
- a CDS encoding carbohydrate ABC transporter permease, with translation MVGKRKWYIKIIVVVLLFLGAIFAGFPILWMILGSFKPNSEIFAWPPTIISEKFSFDAYLAIFQSPEKIRFFINSYCIAFFVVILTIVVGILASYAFSRFEFRGKSTINTLIVSVQAVPPITLLIPYLSLIVTIKLYNTYWALVLTYLLFTLPYSILMITGYFNTLPKDLDEAVMIDGGSRFRALWTVLVPISVPGLVSVGMYTFMQAWNEYLFALALTKTNDMRTVPVGISLLMGQHAYEWNQMMSMSVLGSLPVLLLFLFFQRYFIAGMTAGAVKH
- a CDS encoding sugar ABC transporter permease, whose amino-acid sequence is MVSEKRKLVAKKVLEPYLYLSPTIAIMIVLLVIPIGMVIRYSFFDNVIINKNPMFVGIDNYVKVVNNRTFFVAVKNTLFFVGVSVIMHMFLGMVYALLLNTSYLATRTKAIFRVIYALPWMFTASIIAILWKMMLNPYGVINYLLQMFNLTSQQIEWLGSRSFALISVTIINIWAGYPFYMVSILAGLQGIPTDLYEASSIDGAGMLRQFMHITIPQLKPILISLMMLDFVWTIQQFALIWMTTGGGPINATEMLSTFIYKLGFSKYQYSQASASAVILLIVCSIIAVFYVRNQKARD